From the Micromonospora sediminicola genome, one window contains:
- a CDS encoding cation diffusion facilitator family transporter yields MGAGHDHSGAVTNAAHRHRGRLWAAFALLTALMLVEAVAAFATGSLALLSDAGHMFTDVLGIGMALAAITATRRATTDPQRTFGLYRLEVLAALANAVLLGAVAVYVLVEAVRRFGDPPQVLAGPMLVVAVLGLLANVGAFALLRSGAQESINLRGAYLEVLGDLLGSLGVIGAALVIAVTDWWWADPLVAVAIGLFILPRTWRLGRAAVRILVQAAPEHLQVTAVHDRLAAVPGVAEVHDLHVWTLTSGMEVASAHLTTAPGAEVATVLAAARAALHEDFSIDHATLQIEPGASAGACGPTEW; encoded by the coding sequence GTGGGCGCAGGTCATGACCACAGCGGTGCGGTGACCAACGCGGCGCACCGCCACCGGGGCCGGCTCTGGGCGGCGTTCGCGCTGCTCACCGCCCTCATGCTGGTCGAGGCGGTGGCCGCCTTCGCGACCGGTTCGCTCGCGCTGCTCTCCGACGCCGGGCACATGTTCACCGACGTGCTCGGCATCGGCATGGCGCTGGCCGCGATCACCGCCACCCGGCGCGCCACCACCGATCCGCAGCGCACATTCGGCCTCTACCGGCTGGAGGTCCTCGCGGCGCTGGCGAACGCGGTGCTGCTCGGCGCGGTCGCGGTCTACGTCCTGGTCGAGGCGGTACGCCGGTTCGGTGACCCGCCGCAGGTGCTGGCCGGCCCGATGCTCGTGGTGGCGGTGCTCGGCCTGCTCGCCAACGTCGGCGCCTTCGCGCTGCTGCGCTCCGGGGCGCAGGAGAGCATCAACCTGCGCGGCGCGTACCTGGAGGTGCTCGGCGACCTGCTCGGCTCGCTCGGGGTGATCGGCGCCGCGCTGGTCATCGCGGTCACCGACTGGTGGTGGGCCGACCCGTTGGTGGCCGTGGCGATCGGTCTGTTCATCCTGCCCCGCACCTGGCGGCTCGGCCGGGCGGCGGTGCGCATCCTGGTGCAGGCCGCGCCGGAACACCTCCAGGTGACCGCGGTGCACGACCGGCTGGCCGCCGTGCCGGGCGTGGCGGAGGTGCACGACCTGCACGTGTGGACGCTGACCTCGGGCATGGAGGTGGCCTCGGCGCACCTGACCACCGCTCCCGGCGCCGAGGTCGCCACCGTGCTGGCCGCCGCCCGGGCCGCCCTGCACGAGGACTTCTCGATCGATCACGCCACGTTGCAGATCGAACCCGGAGCGTCGGCCGGAGCGTGCGGCCCGACCGAGTGGTAA
- a CDS encoding HelD family protein yields the protein MTDQTTLDREIAAEQRHLDRVYARLAELRRSAADAEREGYRLARVGTFGALVERDAMVFHAAQRRHVLDAEHEGLVFGRLDLRTGQVLHVGRLGVRAEDAETLVVDWRAPAAAAFYQATPAEPRGVVRRRTIQSAAEKVTRIEDDLLDPEAAPADMAVVGDGALLATLSRATGRGMRDIVATIQREQDEAIRSPASGVTIVSGGPGTGKTAVALHRAAYLLYSDRARYAGGGILVVGPSGVFVEYIASVLPSLGEETATLHSLGSLFPGMSATRTDPPEVAAVKGSLRMRRVLERAVRDAVPDSPAELRLLYRGELLRLERPALDGIRDRTLTRGARRNEVRRSAFDAVLAALYAQARTLRVGRLPEQPAFEDEIIERPEFREFLKAWWPRLHPRHVLGWLARPDRLRRYAGGILSSAEIRLLTEAYRTLDADGSTVADIALLDELDALLGTPVRRAKPKRDPYQLAGGVRELSTYADRQRAARAAARERPADYRDYAHVVVDESQDVSPMQWRMIGRRGRLASWTVVGDPAQTAWTGDPQELDRARDQALGRRRRHRYELTTNYRNSAEIFAVAAAEIRRLYPDLTLPDAVRSTGVSPVERTVPAAELPASTVEAARILLGEVEGTVGVITPVPRRDEVAGWLDGLGAGRLQVVTSLQAKGMEYDGVVLVAPSEIRADPGSGVRTLYVALSRATQRLTTLDPTG from the coding sequence TTGACCGACCAGACCACGCTGGACCGGGAGATCGCCGCCGAGCAGCGGCATCTCGACCGGGTGTACGCCCGGCTGGCCGAACTGCGCCGGTCCGCGGCCGACGCCGAGCGGGAGGGGTACCGGCTGGCCCGGGTGGGCACCTTCGGCGCCCTGGTCGAGCGGGACGCGATGGTCTTCCACGCCGCCCAGCGGCGGCACGTGCTGGACGCCGAGCACGAGGGGCTGGTCTTCGGCCGGCTGGACCTGCGCACCGGGCAGGTGCTGCACGTGGGCCGGTTGGGCGTGCGCGCCGAGGACGCGGAGACGCTGGTGGTGGACTGGCGGGCACCGGCCGCGGCGGCGTTCTACCAGGCCACGCCCGCCGAGCCGCGCGGCGTCGTCCGCCGGCGCACGATCCAGTCGGCCGCGGAGAAGGTCACCCGGATCGAGGACGACCTGCTCGATCCGGAGGCGGCCCCGGCGGACATGGCGGTGGTCGGCGACGGCGCGCTGCTGGCCACGCTGTCCCGGGCCACCGGCCGGGGCATGCGGGACATCGTCGCCACCATCCAGCGGGAGCAGGACGAGGCGATCCGCTCCCCCGCCAGCGGAGTCACGATCGTCTCCGGCGGCCCGGGCACCGGCAAGACGGCGGTGGCGCTGCACCGGGCCGCGTACCTGCTCTACTCCGACCGGGCCCGCTACGCCGGCGGCGGCATCCTGGTGGTCGGGCCGTCCGGCGTCTTCGTCGAGTACATCGCCTCGGTGCTGCCCTCGCTCGGCGAGGAGACGGCCACGCTGCACTCGCTGGGCTCGCTCTTCCCGGGGATGTCGGCGACCCGGACCGATCCGCCGGAGGTGGCCGCGGTGAAGGGGTCGCTGCGGATGCGCCGGGTGCTGGAGCGGGCGGTGCGGGACGCGGTGCCGGACTCCCCGGCGGAGTTGCGCCTGCTCTACCGCGGTGAGCTGCTGCGGCTGGAGCGGCCGGCGCTGGACGGCATCCGGGACCGGACGCTGACCCGGGGCGCGCGCCGCAACGAGGTGCGCCGGTCGGCGTTCGACGCGGTGCTCGCCGCGCTCTACGCGCAGGCCCGGACGCTGCGGGTGGGCCGGTTGCCGGAGCAGCCCGCGTTCGAGGACGAGATCATCGAGCGGCCGGAGTTCCGGGAGTTCCTCAAGGCCTGGTGGCCCCGGTTGCACCCGCGTCACGTGCTGGGGTGGCTCGCCCGCCCGGACCGGCTGCGCCGCTACGCCGGCGGGATCCTCTCCTCGGCCGAGATCCGGTTGCTCACCGAGGCGTACCGGACGCTGGACGCCGACGGGTCGACCGTCGCCGACATCGCGCTGCTGGACGAGCTGGACGCGTTGCTCGGCACTCCGGTGCGGCGGGCGAAGCCGAAGCGGGACCCGTACCAGCTGGCCGGCGGCGTGCGCGAGCTGAGCACGTACGCCGACCGGCAGCGCGCCGCCCGGGCGGCGGCCCGGGAGCGTCCGGCGGACTACCGCGACTACGCCCACGTGGTGGTGGACGAGTCGCAGGACGTCTCGCCGATGCAGTGGCGGATGATCGGGCGCCGGGGCCGGCTGGCGTCCTGGACGGTGGTCGGCGACCCGGCGCAGACCGCCTGGACCGGCGACCCGCAGGAGCTGGACCGGGCCCGCGACCAGGCGCTGGGGCGTCGCCGCCGGCACCGCTACGAGCTGACCACCAACTACCGCAACTCGGCGGAGATCTTCGCGGTGGCGGCGGCGGAGATCCGCCGGCTGTATCCGGACCTGACGCTGCCCGACGCGGTGCGTTCCACCGGCGTGTCGCCGGTCGAGCGCACGGTGCCCGCCGCCGAGCTGCCGGCGAGCACGGTCGAGGCGGCCCGGATCCTGCTGGGCGAGGTGGAGGGCACCGTCGGCGTGATCACGCCGGTGCCGCGCCGGGACGAGGTGGCCGGCTGGCTGGACGGCCTCGGCGCCGGCCGGCTCCAGGTGGTGACCAGCCTGCAGGCCAAGGGCATGGAGTACGACGGCGTGGTGCTGGTCGCGCCGAGCGAGATCCGGGCCGACCCCGGCTCGGGGGTGCGCACGCTCTACGTCGCGTTGTCCCGGGCCACCCAACGCCTCACCACGCTCGACCCGACCGGGTGA